From a region of the Haloferax volcanii DS2 genome:
- a CDS encoding rubrerythrin-like domain-containing protein, with amino-acid sequence MERASYVCRECQTTVSAASYRSTCPECSGELRPTSMTSRRRAGD; translated from the coding sequence ATGGAACGCGCTTCGTACGTCTGTCGTGAGTGTCAAACGACCGTGAGCGCCGCGTCGTACCGTTCGACCTGCCCCGAGTGCAGCGGCGAACTGCGGCCCACGTCGATGACGAGTCGCCGGCGCGCCGGAGATTGA